The following are from one region of the Saimiri boliviensis isolate mSaiBol1 chromosome 18, mSaiBol1.pri, whole genome shotgun sequence genome:
- the CBS gene encoding cystathionine beta-synthase isoform X1, with the protein MPSETPQAEAGPAGCPHHSGPRSAKGSLEQRPAGDKEAKERLWVRPDAPSRCTWQAGRPASESPHHHSALAKAPKILPDILRKIGDTPMVRINKIGQKFGLKCELLAKCEFFNAGGSVKDRISLRMIEDAERAGTLKPGDTIIEPTSGNTGIGLALAAAVRGYRCIIVMPEKMSSEKVDVLRALGAEIVRTPTSARFDSPESHVGVAWRLKNEIPNSHILDQYRNASNPLAHYDSTAEEILQQCDGKLDMLVASAGTGGTITGIARKLKEKCPGCKIIGVDPEGSILAEPEELNRTELTTYEVEGIGYDFIPTVLDRTVVDKWFKSNDEEAFTFARMLISQEGLLCGGSAGSTVAVAVKAAQELQEGQRCVVILPDSVRNYMTKFLSDRWMVQKGFLKEEDLSVKKPWWWHLRVQELRLLAPLTVLPTVTCEHTIAILREKGFDQAPVVDEAGVILGMVTLGNMLSSLLAGKVQPSDQVGKVIYKQFKQIHLTDTLGRLAHILETDHFALVVHEQIQSRDQAWAGVVGGPADHSPEKSSPRQMVFGVVTAIDLLNFVAAQERDRK; encoded by the exons ATGCCTTCCGAGACACCCCAGGCGGAAGCGGGGCCAGCAGGCTGCCCCCACCATTCGGGGCCACGCTCGGCAAAGGGGAGCCTGGAGCAGCGGCCTGCAGGGGATAAGGAAGCCAAGGAGCGCCTGTGGGTCCGGCCCGATGCCCCGAGCAGGTGCACCTGGCAGGCGGGCCGGCCTGCCTCTGAGTCCCCTCATCACCACAGCGCCCT GGCAAAAGCTCCAAAAATCTTGCCAGACATTCTGAGGAAGATCGGGGACACCCCCATGGTGAGAATCAACAAGATTGGGCAGAAGTTCGGCCTGAAATGCGAGCTCT TGGCCAAGTGTGAGTTCTTCAACGCGGGTGGCAGCGTGAAGGACCGTATCAGCCTGCGGATGATTGAGGATGCCGAGCGCGCTGGGACGCTGAAGCCGGGGGACACGATCATCGAGCCGACGTCTGGGAACACTG GGATCGGGCTGGCCCTGGCTGCGGCCGTGAGGGGCTACCGCTGCATCATCGTGATGCCGGAGAAGATGAGCTCGGAGAAG GTGGACGTGCTGCGGGCCCTGGGGGCTGAGATTGTGAGGACGCCCACCAGCGCCAGGTTCGACTCTCCGGAGTCACACGTCGGGGTGGCCTGGCGGCTGAAGAATGAAATCCCCAATTCTCACATCCTAGACCAG TACCGCAACGCCAGCAACCCCCTGGCTCACTACGACAGCACGGCCGAGGAGATCCTGCAGCAGTGCGACG GGAAGCTGGACATGCTGGTGGCCTCAGCGGGCACGGGCGGCACCATCACGGGCATCGCCAGGAAGCTGAAGGAGAAGTGTCCCGGATGCAAG ATCATTGGGGTGGACCCTGAAGGCTCCATCCTCGCGGAGCCAGAGGAGCTGAACCGGACGGAGCTGACCACCTACGAGGTGGAAGGGATCGGCTACGACTTCATCCCCACTGTGCTGGACAGGACG GTGGTGGACAAGTGGTTCAAGAGCAATGACGAGGAGGCGTTCACCTTTGCTCGCATGCTCATCTCCCAGGAGGGGCTGCTGTGTG GTGGCAGTGCCGGCAGCACGGTGGCAGTGGCTGTGAAGGCCGCGCAGGAGCTGCAGGAGGGCCAGCGCTGTGTGGTCATCCTCCCCGACTCCGTGCGGAACTACAT GACCAAGTTCCTGAGTGACAGATGGATGGTGCAGaagggcttcctgaaggaggagGACCTCTCGGTAAAGAAGCCCTG GTGGTGGCACCTCCGCGTTCAGGAGCTGCGCCTGTTGGCCCCGCTGACCGTGCTGCCGACCGTCACCTGCGAGCACACCATCGCCATCCTTCGGGAGAAGGGCTTCGACCAGGCGCCCGTGGTGGACGAGGCAGG GGTGATCCTGGGAATGGTGACGCTGGGGAACATGCTGTCGTCCCTGCTTGCTGGGAAGGTGCAGCCATCAGACCAAGTTGGCAAAGTCATCTACAAGCAGTTCAAGCAG ATCCACCTGACGGACACGCTGGGCAGACTCGCACACATCCTGGAGACGGACCACTTCGCCCTGGTGGTGCATGAGCAGATCCAGT
- the CBS gene encoding cystathionine beta-synthase isoform X2, which produces MPSETPQAEAGPAGCPHHSGPRSAKGSLEQRPAGDKEAKERLWVRPDAPSRCTWQAGRPASESPHHHSALAKAPKILPDILRKIGDTPMVRINKIGQKFGLKCELLAKCEFFNAGGSVKDRISLRMIEDAERAGTLKPGDTIIEPTSGNTGIGLALAAAVRGYRCIIVMPEKMSSEKVDVLRALGAEIVRTPTSARFDSPESHVGVAWRLKNEIPNSHILDQYRNASNPLAHYDSTAEEILQQCDGKLDMLVASAGTGGTITGIARKLKEKCPGCKIIGVDPEGSILAEPEELNRTELTTYEVEGIGYDFIPTVLDRTVVDKWFKSNDEEAFTFARMLISQEGLLCGGSAGSTVAVAVKAAQELQEGQRCVVILPDSVRNYMTKFLSDRWMVQKGFLKEEDLSVKKPWWWHLRVQELRLLAPLTVLPTVTCEHTIAILREKGFDQAPVVDEAGVILGMVTLGNMLSSLLAGKVQPSDQVGKVIYKQFKQIHLTDTLGRLAHILETDHFALVVHEQIQYHSPEKSSPRQMVFGVVTAIDLLNFVAAQERDRK; this is translated from the exons ATGCCTTCCGAGACACCCCAGGCGGAAGCGGGGCCAGCAGGCTGCCCCCACCATTCGGGGCCACGCTCGGCAAAGGGGAGCCTGGAGCAGCGGCCTGCAGGGGATAAGGAAGCCAAGGAGCGCCTGTGGGTCCGGCCCGATGCCCCGAGCAGGTGCACCTGGCAGGCGGGCCGGCCTGCCTCTGAGTCCCCTCATCACCACAGCGCCCT GGCAAAAGCTCCAAAAATCTTGCCAGACATTCTGAGGAAGATCGGGGACACCCCCATGGTGAGAATCAACAAGATTGGGCAGAAGTTCGGCCTGAAATGCGAGCTCT TGGCCAAGTGTGAGTTCTTCAACGCGGGTGGCAGCGTGAAGGACCGTATCAGCCTGCGGATGATTGAGGATGCCGAGCGCGCTGGGACGCTGAAGCCGGGGGACACGATCATCGAGCCGACGTCTGGGAACACTG GGATCGGGCTGGCCCTGGCTGCGGCCGTGAGGGGCTACCGCTGCATCATCGTGATGCCGGAGAAGATGAGCTCGGAGAAG GTGGACGTGCTGCGGGCCCTGGGGGCTGAGATTGTGAGGACGCCCACCAGCGCCAGGTTCGACTCTCCGGAGTCACACGTCGGGGTGGCCTGGCGGCTGAAGAATGAAATCCCCAATTCTCACATCCTAGACCAG TACCGCAACGCCAGCAACCCCCTGGCTCACTACGACAGCACGGCCGAGGAGATCCTGCAGCAGTGCGACG GGAAGCTGGACATGCTGGTGGCCTCAGCGGGCACGGGCGGCACCATCACGGGCATCGCCAGGAAGCTGAAGGAGAAGTGTCCCGGATGCAAG ATCATTGGGGTGGACCCTGAAGGCTCCATCCTCGCGGAGCCAGAGGAGCTGAACCGGACGGAGCTGACCACCTACGAGGTGGAAGGGATCGGCTACGACTTCATCCCCACTGTGCTGGACAGGACG GTGGTGGACAAGTGGTTCAAGAGCAATGACGAGGAGGCGTTCACCTTTGCTCGCATGCTCATCTCCCAGGAGGGGCTGCTGTGTG GTGGCAGTGCCGGCAGCACGGTGGCAGTGGCTGTGAAGGCCGCGCAGGAGCTGCAGGAGGGCCAGCGCTGTGTGGTCATCCTCCCCGACTCCGTGCGGAACTACAT GACCAAGTTCCTGAGTGACAGATGGATGGTGCAGaagggcttcctgaaggaggagGACCTCTCGGTAAAGAAGCCCTG GTGGTGGCACCTCCGCGTTCAGGAGCTGCGCCTGTTGGCCCCGCTGACCGTGCTGCCGACCGTCACCTGCGAGCACACCATCGCCATCCTTCGGGAGAAGGGCTTCGACCAGGCGCCCGTGGTGGACGAGGCAGG GGTGATCCTGGGAATGGTGACGCTGGGGAACATGCTGTCGTCCCTGCTTGCTGGGAAGGTGCAGCCATCAGACCAAGTTGGCAAAGTCATCTACAAGCAGTTCAAGCAG ATCCACCTGACGGACACGCTGGGCAGACTCGCACACATCCTGGAGACGGACCACTTCGCCCTGGTGGTGCATGAGCAGATCCAGT